CCATCCCGTAACACCATCACTCGGTCACCGATCTCAAAAACTTCCTCCAGTCGATGACTGATATAAATAATCCCTATCCCCTGCTTCTTCAGGTCCTTGATAATTTCAAACAGCCGATCCACCTCCTGCCGAGTAAGCGTGGCCGAAGGTTCATCCATCACCAGGATTTTGGCTTCCACGGAAAGCGCTTTGGCAATCTCCACCAATTGTTGCTCCGCAATAGAAAGATCTCCGCAAGGAATGTCGGGATCGATAGGAAGACCTAAACGCTCAAATAGCTGCGTGACCCCTTCCATCTCGGATCTCTCATCGATAAAGAAGCCATTCATCTTTTCACGGCCCAGAAATATGTTTTCACGCACACTCAGGTCCGGAATCAAATTGAATTCCTGATAGATGATGGAGATGCCCAATGCTTGAGATTCGACCGGTGACTGAATGGTGACCCGTGAATCGTTCATAGTGAGCGTTCCATCATCAGCCTCATGGGCTCCTCCCAGAATTTTAATCAAGGTGCTTTTTCCGGCACCGTTCTCCCCTACCAAAGCCAGCACCTCGCCCTCCTGAAGCTCCAAAGAGACATTATCCAATGCTCGTACACCGGGAAACGACTTAGAAACACCATCCACAGACAATAATTGGGGACGAACTGGAGTAGAGAGATCAGCCATAGAAGAATCTGTTACTAAAGCGATTAGGCAGGACTTGGGACAAGCCCATAAATGACCGAACTCCAATATATCTCTTTAAAATCGCAAAAGAGTTGGCAGAACAATCGATTGCTACTAGCTCCTTTAACCTGTCTCCACACCACACTATGTCTAACGCCGAACAATCCAATCCCTCTCTCCCATGTACTGCCGTTTTAGCCTGCGCAGGAACAGGCAATAATGGAGAGCTAGGAGATAAGCTGGCACGTCGCCTCCAGAAAGAGGGGTTGGCCGAAATTTACAGTATCGCACAAATCCGCGCCAAAATCTCGGCGTCTTAACGACTCGCGATGACCCCTAAAGTATTAGTCATCGATGGTTGTCACTCAGGTTGCGCCAGCGAATGCCTAAAAGACATGGGTTATTCGGGCTTTGATGTCTGGGATATTCGAGAACACATCGATCTGGATGATCGAGATTACACTGAGGAAGATCTCGAAGAAGCCCTGGAGCAGGTTAAGAAACGCTTGGGGGTCTAAATTATTAATTAGATTTTGTAGGAACCACAAAAGACACAAGAATCACAAAAAGGTAATTAAGATAATCTCGGGTTCACGAGGGTAATCTTTCTAAAATAACTGCCTTACAAATATAGCAGCTTAAAAAAAACAGACTTTGCTGTTACCGACAATCCAGGCTTTTAAATGACATGCCTTTAAGAGGCCAAAGATATTAATTTGCTCGAAAGTTAATTCCGCCAAATCTTTACGCCTTTTGTGCTTTATGTGGTTCCCAATAATCGATCTCAGTTCGGCAGGTATTTGCCCAGGCGCTGTTTTACAGGATGAAGCGACTTATCCCCGACTATGTTATTCCACTCATTCGGATCAGCTTTCCGATCATAGAGCTCTTCACTGCCATCTTCGTACCGGATATATCGGTACTCTTGGGTAGTCACGGAATGATTGTAGCGGAACAAAGTTGTTAAAGCTGGGTGATTCCAGAATCCCTCGGGACGCTTCAGAAGAGGAACCAAACTACTACCTTCATTCTTTGGATTAGCAGGGAGTCCGCAGAGATCCAGCAAGGTAGGATACATATCGATCAGGCTAACCACACGATCGCTTACCTGCCCCTGAGGAAGCCCGGGTCCGGCGACCATCATTGGTACACGCGTAGACCGATCCCACAGGGTTACTTTCTTAAAGAGACCCTTTTCACCCAAGTGATAGCCATGATCCGTCCACAAATATACAATGGTATTATCGGCGTACTCGGAATCTTCCAAAGCGTCGAGGACACGACCCACCTGAGCGTCAACAAAAGTGACACAGGCAAGATATGCCTGAACGATGTTCTCCCACTCTTTGTTTTCGATCGCCCACTCAGTCGTCGGATATTGAGGTTCTTGAGCCACACTTGGAGCAAAGGGAGGAATGTCTTCCCAGTCGTCGGCCTTATAAGGCGGGAGAATCAGCGACTTGGT
This genomic stretch from Opitutia bacterium ISCC 52 harbors:
- a CDS encoding putative zinc-binding protein, which translates into the protein MTPKVLVIDGCHSGCASECLKDMGYSGFDVWDIREHIDLDDRDYTEEDLEEALEQVKKRLGV
- a CDS encoding sulfatase; this translates as MNKSLLPFYIALCSLLSALCSAATPPNVIFISIDDLNNWPAVLKGHPQAKTPNIDRLAARGTLFTDAHCQFPLCGPSRASLMSGMHSTSLEFYTHMKDEELQQRAHEKGTLLLHEYFAEHGYKTMAVGKICHNHVPEGSVDMSGGREPFGPRPKPGFKWKSDKTSTDWAAHPETDEETADYRSATWAIDRLEEEHDKPFLLMTGFLRPHVPWFVPQKWFDKQVDTKSLILPPYKADDWEDIPPFAPSVAQEPQYPTTEWAIENKEWENIVQAYLACVTFVDAQVGRVLDALEDSEYADNTIVYLWTDHGYHLGEKGLFKKVTLWDRSTRVPMMVAGPGLPQGQVSDRVVSLIDMYPTLLDLCGLPANPKNEGSSLVPLLKRPEGFWNHPALTTLFRYNHSVTTQEYRYIRYEDGSEELYDRKADPNEWNNIVGDKSLHPVKQRLGKYLPN